A window of the Planktothrix tepida PCC 9214 genome harbors these coding sequences:
- the tnpA gene encoding IS200/IS605 family transposase: MTENQYRRKNTSVSLINYHFVFCPKRRKRVLVNGVSRRLEEIIYQKAKELECDVLALEIMPDHVHLFISCHPLIAPHQIMFRIKGASSRILRKEFPHLLKLPSLWSRSYYCGTAGSVSSETIKKYIANQNSH; encoded by the coding sequence ATGACAGAAAATCAATATAGAAGAAAAAACACATCAGTTAGTCTGATCAACTATCATTTTGTCTTTTGCCCAAAAAGGAGGAAAAGGGTGTTGGTTAACGGAGTGAGCAGAAGATTAGAGGAAATTATCTACCAAAAAGCAAAAGAGCTAGAATGTGATGTCCTAGCTCTGGAGATAATGCCTGATCATGTGCATTTATTTATTAGTTGTCACCCTTTGATTGCTCCACATCAAATTATGTTCAGAATCAAAGGGGCATCATCAAGAATATTAAGAAAAGAATTTCCTCATTTACTTAAACTACCTTCTTTGTGGAGTCGAAGCTATTATTGTGGGACGGCTGGTTCTGTTTCTAGTGAAACTATCAAAAAGTATATTGCTAACCAAAACTCTCACTAG
- a CDS encoding RNA-guided endonuclease InsQ/TnpB family protein → MDDMTKITRTIKLKFVDLNRCKAQVFEQMTAENTRVANKLLSLPIKERRKMTTAKIMSELKSALVNQVIRHTTSPTGRKTKQYKVLPVEVNNQNWKLTLKGNTYSISFPTLKGEKRIPIEVASPHWQPVLDGLLEGTIQGGSFKLIKHRNKWYAYLSITEDVPEVKTEKRLGCDRGQNNLAVVAPKQGFGKFFNGQSVKHRRRYFQQRRKQLQEAKKFRALKKWDKKERRWMDAINHTISRRIVRFAEYHNADVVIEDLEGCRSTMKQSQKSRSDSGESRHNWSYYSLEQKLNYKLALKGLKLIKRPAPYTSKSCSTCGFIGKRNRHDFNCPNGHYHNSDLNAAKNLAQWDGFSCQLDLQRDASVMDSSGLTDGVLGTPLNSVNTVKQEYIQLSLLDWTRYENPTPLA, encoded by the coding sequence ATGGATGACATGACAAAAATAACTCGGACGATTAAATTGAAATTCGTGGATCTCAACCGTTGTAAAGCTCAGGTGTTTGAGCAAATGACGGCAGAAAACACACGGGTTGCCAACAAGCTGTTGTCATTGCCGATTAAAGAACGGCGTAAAATGACAACAGCTAAAATTATGTCCGAGTTAAAATCTGCCCTTGTTAACCAAGTAATCCGACATACCACATCACCCACAGGTCGTAAAACCAAACAATATAAAGTTCTTCCTGTGGAAGTTAACAACCAAAACTGGAAGTTAACCCTAAAAGGGAATACTTATTCAATTAGTTTTCCAACCCTTAAAGGTGAAAAAAGAATTCCCATTGAAGTTGCATCTCCCCATTGGCAACCTGTTTTAGACGGATTGTTAGAGGGAACAATTCAAGGGGGTTCTTTTAAATTAATTAAACATCGAAATAAGTGGTATGCCTATCTGTCAATTACTGAGGATGTTCCAGAAGTTAAGACGGAGAAAAGATTAGGATGTGACCGAGGACAGAATAATTTAGCGGTAGTTGCACCTAAACAGGGTTTTGGTAAGTTCTTTAATGGTCAAAGCGTTAAGCATCGGAGACGTTATTTTCAACAACGAAGAAAACAACTTCAAGAAGCTAAAAAGTTTCGAGCATTAAAGAAATGGGACAAAAAAGAACGACGATGGATGGATGCAATCAATCATACAATCAGCCGTCGAATTGTTCGTTTTGCCGAATACCATAATGCTGATGTTGTTATTGAGGATTTAGAAGGATGTCGAAGCACAATGAAACAGAGCCAAAAATCTCGTTCTGATTCCGGTGAATCTCGACATAATTGGTCTTATTATTCTTTGGAACAGAAACTTAATTATAAGTTGGCTCTTAAAGGATTGAAATTAATTAAAAGACCTGCGCCATACACTTCCAAATCCTGTTCAACCTGTGGTTTTATTGGTAAAAGAAATCGACATGATTTCAATTGCCCTAATGGTCACTACCATAACTCTGATTTGAATGCTGCGAAAAACCTAGCTCAATGGGACGGTTTTTCTTGTCAGTTAGACCTACAGAGAGATGCTTCTGTAATGGATTCATCCGGTTTAACTGATGGGGTGCTTGGCACACCCCTGAACTCGGTGAATACAGTCAAACAAGAGTATATTCAACTGTCTCTGCTTGACTGGACTAGATACGAGAATCCCACCCCTTTAGCGTAG
- a CDS encoding TapB family protein, whose protein sequence is MFNRKRFLGLFLTIVLVMIGFKTFAETPPHDYFPLPVGGIWEYQAKTADGKQSKLTVKVEGLETQTDGTTLYKTENNLGFAPFYIWYAKPSGLVKEYRQLYTFGGNNTEYRLEPPKTILKNPPSPGETWTWEGQEIAVMTTEVKENYEVVGTEDIEVPAGKFSTFKLEINGTKAGTPFKKVVWYGNLIGPIKWQIFDDKGALKTTTELEKYTFPPN, encoded by the coding sequence ATGTTCAACCGGAAACGCTTTTTGGGATTATTTCTAACGATTGTTTTGGTGATGATAGGGTTCAAAACCTTTGCGGAAACACCACCCCACGATTATTTTCCTTTACCTGTGGGGGGAATCTGGGAATACCAAGCAAAAACGGCTGATGGGAAGCAATCTAAACTAACTGTTAAAGTTGAAGGTTTAGAAACTCAAACCGATGGAACAACGCTTTATAAAACCGAAAATAATTTAGGGTTTGCACCGTTTTATATTTGGTATGCTAAACCCAGTGGACTCGTAAAAGAATATCGACAACTGTATACCTTTGGGGGAAATAACACAGAATATCGCTTAGAACCGCCAAAAACGATTCTCAAAAATCCTCCTTCTCCTGGGGAGACTTGGACTTGGGAAGGTCAAGAAATTGCGGTGATGACCACAGAAGTAAAAGAAAATTATGAAGTTGTTGGAACGGAGGATATTGAAGTTCCCGCCGGAAAATTTTCAACGTTTAAACTCGAAATTAATGGAACAAAAGCCGGAACACCCTTTAAAAAAGTGGTGTGGTATGGAAATTTGATTGGGCCAATTAAATGGCAAATTTTTGATGATAAAGGAGCCTTAAAAACAACAACAGAACTTGAAAAATACACCTTTCCTCCTAATTAA